In Fibrobacter sp. UWR2, the sequence CATCGTCGGCTGCAGTAGCGGCGACCGGAATAGACACGTACTGGAACTTGGCAGCATCGTTCTCAACGAAGAAACTATCGAGATGAGCATTGAAGTAACCCTTGACCATAGCGGTATCGACCACGTCTTCAGCCACGGCGAAATCGCTGGCAGAAGCAAAGGCCACATCGAGATCGAACTCGGTCATGCGGCGTTCGACGTTCCACTTGGCTTCAAGCGTAGTCGGATGGATGCCAGCGGAAACCAGAGTCTGGAGCTGATGCATCGGAATGTTCGTATTCTTCATTTCTTCTTCGAGCTGGAGCATCATGCCCCACTTGAAGGCTTCCGGCGTTTCGAGCCAGGCTTCGTAATCTTCCTGGGTGGCCGTCGTATCGGTAATGAACTTCGGGAGGCTTGCGATGTAGGCCTGGCTACGCTGCATCAGGTCTTCCTGCGAGGTAGCCTGCTGCTGGATAGCGTTGAGCCTGTACTGGGCTTCCTGAACCACGCGGCCGCGAACCGCCTGGAAATTGTTCTTGAATTCGGCCTTGAGTTCGGCGACCGAGGCTGCCAGTCCGGCCTTCTCGAACTGTTCGTCCAGAAGAATCTGACGGACGAAAGAACGGAAGATGTCGTTACGGAGCTGGGAGTACTGTTCGTCTTCAAGGTGCTGACCCTGGAACTGGTTCTGCTGAATCATCTTGAAGCGAGAGTCAAATTCCGCGTAAGAGATCTTGTGGTCATTCACAACACCGACAGGATAGCTTTGCGCAGTCTTCGGCACTCGGTCCATAGCCAGGAGACCCACGACAATACCTGCCGCGAAAATCACGATAATCCACTTGGCCTTTTCATTAATCCACGTTAACATAGAGTAGACTCCATTAAAATTTGTCGGAGCAAAATTTAGTAATAAATTCCAAACTCATTTATTTTACGTTCAAATAATGCCGAAATAGCGCATTTTTTCTATCTATGAACATAGAAAAATTAAAGATTCTCAACGGAGACATCGCATGTACGATATTTTGGTCCTCGGTGCAGGAATTTCCGGCTTAAGCGCAGCCATACACGCCGCCGAAAAAGGCCTTTCTGTCGTCATTCTCACCAAGGGCGCCAAGCCAGACGGCTCTTCGAACTACGCCCAGGGCGGTATTGCAACCGTCACCGAGAAGACAGACAAGTTCAAATTCCATATCGACGACACGCTCGAAGCCGGAGCCGGGCTCTGCAAAAAAGAACCCGTGAACATCCTCACCAAGAGCGGGCCCGCAACCATCAAGCAGCTCGTGAAGTGGGGCGTGCAGTTCACTCCATCGCCTGCCGACAAGACGCAGTTCGACCTTCACCTCGAAGGCGGCCACAGCCACCACCGCATATTGCACGCGGCCGACCTCACCGGTAAAGAGATCATGCGCGCGCTCCTGTGCGAACTTCACAAGCACAAGAACATACACTATATAGAGAACTGCTACATCAAGGACCTCATTTGCAAGGGCGAAGGCAAGGCTAAGCGCTGCGTGGGTGCAAAGATTATCCACCAGAAGACGGGCATTGTCGAAGACCTCTACGCGAAGGCTTCCATCCTTTCTACCGGCGGCGCCGGACGCATCTGGCAGTACACCGTATGCCCGCCCGACAGCTGTGGCGACGGCATGGCAATTGCAGCCCGTGCCGGTGCTGCACTGCAAGATATCGAGTTCATGCAGTTCCACCCGACCAGCCTCTACGCACCTAGCCTCAAGAAGCCGTTCCTGATTTCGGAAGCGGTACGCGGATTCGGCGGCATCCTCAAGAATTACAAGGGCGAAGAATTCATGAACCAGGTGCACCCGCTGCACTCGCTTGCGCCCCGCGACATCGTGGCACGCGCCATCCACAGCGAAATGCAGCGACTCGGCAAGCCGAACATGTTTATCGACCTCTCGGGCCGCACCCCGAAGGATATCAAGAGCCACTTCCCGAACATCTACGCGAAGTGCCTTGACGCTGGCATCGACATCACGAAGGAATGGATTCCCGTGGTGCCCGCAGCACACTACATGTGCGGAGGCGTACTGGTCGACACCTGGTCCCGCACCGAAATCAAGGGCCTGTACGCCTGCGGCGAAGTCGCCGCGACGGGCGTCCACGGAGCAAACAGGCTTGCATCGAACTCGCTCCTCGAAAGCGTGGTCTTTGCCGTACGTGCGGTAGACAACATCCTCGAAAGCGGGCTCCTGAAAGACAAGATTGCAGTAAGCAAGTCGCGCAAGCAGGAAGTCGTAAGTTTCGGCAAGGCCGCCTTCTGGAAAAAGCGCCGCGCCATGTTGCAAGACATGATGTGGACGCACTGCGGTATCGTCCGCACCGTCGCAGGCCTGAACCAAGGTCTCAAAATCATCGAGGACCTAGAAAAGGACATCCAGGCGGCCATCAAGAACAAGGAAACCGAGAACTTCCACTTCATCGAGTTCCAGAACGCATTGCAGGTTTCCAAGATGATCCTCATCGCGGCACTCCACCGCAAGGAATCTCGCGGCCTGCACTACATTCTTGATTACCCGAACCTCGACCCGAAAACAAAGCACCATACCATTTATCTGGACGATAAGAAGTAAGCGAGAAACCTAGTATGGCCGAAGCGAAGACGAGCACAGCAAGGAAACCCCGCAAGGAAGCCCTCCCGAAAAAAATCGGGGGTTACACTCCGACGCAGATGCTCGGGCACGGCGCGATGGGCAACGTATGGCTCTGTCACGACGAATCGCTCGACCGCATGGTCATCGTGAAACAGATGGTTCCGAAACTCTTGGACCAGGATTCGTTCATCCTGCGCTTCCAGCAAGAAGCAACCATTCTCGCCCACCTGAACCACCCCGCCATCGTGGTGCCCTACGCCCTCTGGAAGGAGAGCGACGGCCAGCTTTCGCTTTCCATGGAATTCGTGATGGGCAAGAACCTTCGCGAGATTCTCGACGTGAACAAGCAGCCGCCCGTATGGGTCGTGATGGCCATTCTCCACGAGATTTTCCTCGCCCTGAGTGTCGTACACCGTGCAGGCATCGTGCACCGCGACTTGAAGCCCGCCAACATGATGGTCGACAAGGACGGGCGCATCCGCCTGCTCGATTTCGGCGTCGCGCACGTGGACAAGGAATACGAAGACGACCCGACGCTCACCATGGCCGGTTCACAAATCGGCACTGCCGCCTACATGAGCCCGGAACAGACCATCGGGAACGAGGCTACTCCGGCCTCCGACCTGTTCAGCATGGGCGTCATCGCAAGCGAAATGCTGCTGGGAGAGAACGTGTTCCGTGGCGAATCGCTCAACCAGACCCTGCAAAACATCCGCAGGCTAAAGATTGGCAAGCAGGCCTTCCCCGAAGGCACACCGAAGGCTCTCATAAAGTTGATAATGCGCCTCCTCGAAAAGAAGCCTTCCAAGCGTCCGCTTTCCGCCGCCGACGTGGCCGACGAACTCAGCCGCATGCTGCGCGCCTACCCACGCGACCTCTCGCCCTACCTCGCCGAATGGGTCACCGCTACAGTGAAGGGTTCGATTCCCGCAATAGAACCGAAAACATACCCGAGCTGGTCGAAAAAAATGTTTATTATTGGGCTTGCGACCGGTATTATCATTCCTTCGACAATATTCACCCTTTTGCACATACTCTAACGGACTAACATGAATTGGATTGACATTGTTTGCCTCGTTTGCGTACTCGTATTGACCCTGATTGGCGTATGGCGCGGGTTCCTGAAGGACCTGTTCCGCCTCATCGCATGGGTTGCCGCCATTGCCGGCGCCTACTTTGCAAACGACCTCCTTGCCGATACCATTTCAAAAAATCTCGATATCAGCGGATTCACCGTCACGCTCGTCTGTATCTGCATCGGGTTCCTCATTCCGTTTATTACACTGTTCATGATTGGGCACTTTGTACAAAAGTCCATCGAAAAGACTACCGTGGGCAAAGTGAACCGCATTTTTGGCGGGCTCTTCGGGGCATTCCAGGCTTGGATTATCTGCGCCATATTCTTGTCCATTCTCCACATTTTGCCGGTCACAGGCAACCTGCAGGAATCGCGCAACGAATCTATCGCCTACAGTTTTTACAAGTTCAATCTCGAGATACTCGGATTCTCTTCCGAAGAACCTGATTTGATTGGCATGGCCGAAAAGAAGGCGACGGAACTCAGCAAGGAAATTACGGACAAGGCCGTCGAAAAGGTCAAGGAGACCACGACGCAGGCCGCCGAGCAGGCCAAGGACGCCGCCATAAAGGCCGCTACACAAGCCAAGGATTCCCTAGCCAAGAAAGTCGAAGTAAAGGCTGACTCGGCCGTTTCGGCCGTCAAGGAAAAGGTCGAAAAAGCCACTAAGTAGTTTACGCAAGCCTTTTTGCGCAGGCTTCCGCATCGCGGACAATCTCTTCTTCGCCGTCCACGTGGCGGCCACGCATCACGAACTTTCCGTTACAGATAACCGAATCGATGCTGCTGCTGTCGGCGGCATACACCCAGTTGCTCACCAGATTGTGGCTAGGTACCATGCGTTCGTTCTTCAGGTCAACCAGCAGGCAATCTGCCAGGTAGCCTTCCCTGATTTCGCCGGCATCCATTAGCCCGTAGGCACGAGCCGCGTTCACCGTTGCCATTTTAAGCGCATCGTACGCAGGCAAAGTTTCGGCACCACCCTGCACCTTCGCAAGCAAAGCCGCAAGCTTCATCTCTTCGTGCATGTCGAGGTTGTTATTAGAAGAATCGCCGTCCGTACCGAGGGCGACCTTGGCGCCAGCACGCAACAGGCAGTCAATCGGCGGGATTCCGCTAGCCAGTTTCAGGTTCGAACACGGATTCAGTACAGCCGTTGCGCCGGATTCCACAAAAACCTTCATGTCATCGTCCGAAAAATGGACGCAGTGCGCCGCGGCAAGTTTTTCATCGAGCAGCCCGGCACGTTCCAGCAGGCGTACAGGGCTGCACCCATACTGCTTTTCGCAATCTTCCAGTTCCTTTACCGTTTCGGAAAGGTGCGTATGGACAAAGAAGTTTTCCGCACGCGCAAAGTCGGCACAACGCTTCAGCATCTTCTCGCCCACCGTATAAACGGAATGCGGAGCAACCGTAAGGCTTATGCGATCCGATTCACCCGTATGGGCAGCCAAAAACTTAAAATTGCCCTCTATCTGTTCTGCCGTCATGAGCGATTCCGCAAACGTCACGCCCACCGCAGCACGGATGCCCATTTCCTCAACTATCTTGATGGTACGTTCACGATGCCAGTACATGTCGGCAAAGAACACCGTCCCGGATTTTATCATCTCGAGAACGGCAAGGCGGCAAGCCAACTCGATATCGCCACCCGTAAGTTTGGCCTCGAACGGCCAGATGTATTCCTGCAGCCACCTCTGCAGCGGCATATCGTCGGCATACCCGCGCAAGAGCGACATGGCAGCATGCGTATGCCCGTTGTAAAATGCAGGAAAAACGGCAAAACGGGAGCAGTCCACGACTTCGGCACCCGCAGACTCTTCTGGCGAGACATTCCCAATGCGGGCAAAGCGATTCCCCGCAATCAAGATGTCGGCAACACGAGCCCCGTCCTGAGCAGGCAGGAATGCCGATTTCAATAAAATCTTTTTCATGGCTCCTCCAACCGTCAAGAGAACTACTCGCGGTTTTCCAGCAGTTTCTGTACCGACTGCGCGTAGGCCTGCAAGCTCGGGTCACGCGCGCCCATCAGCAAGATGGTGTCGCCGGGCTGGGCGCATTCCACCATCTTTTTCGCGCACTCGTCGCGGTTCTCGATGTAGATGGCCTCGCAGCCCTTCAGCAACAAGTCGTCGGCAAGGTCGCCCGCACTGATATCGCGCGTCACGGTACCGCCCGCATAGTAGATTTCGCTGAAGAACATCATGTCGTTGTCGCGGTCATCGTCAAAGTCCTTCGGGCGAAGCGTCTTCGCAATAAATTCCACAAGGTCCTTGCGCAAGAAGCGCGTGGGCCCGAAGCCATGCGGCTGGAACCAGGCAATCACGCGACCATCGGTAAAGTCCTGTGCGCTCCTGATGCTTGCGGCAATCTTTGCGGGGTTATGCGCGAAGTCATCGACGAGGGTGACGCCATTGAACGTCCCCAGAATCTGGTGACGGCGGAACACGCCCGGGAACGTGGCTAGCGCGTCGGCACACGTATGGAGCGACACGCCCGCAAAGAGCGCCGCAGCCGTTGCCGCAAGGGCATTTTCCATGTTATGCTTGCCCGGGAGCGGCACTTCGAAATTCACGAGTTCCGCCTTATGGCGCACGCGGAACTTGATATGCGTACCAGCGGTCTTGAAGTCCGTGCCCTGCACGCCCACGTAGTTCTCGAACCCGAAATCGAATTCGCGGCCCGCGCTGAACTTCTTTGCCAGCGGGTGCGCGTCGTTCACGATGAGGATCTTGCCGTTGTCCAGAATGTTGTGGCTGAACTTGAGGAAGATTTCCTGCAGTTCGTTCATTTCCTTGTGGTCCTTGTCCACATTCAAAATGAGCCCTATTTCCGGCTCGTAGCGCACGAGCGTTCCATCGCTTTCGTCGGCTTCCACAACGAGCCATTCGCCCTTGCCACTGACTGCGTTACCGATCTTGCCTTCCTTCTGCAGGTTCACGAGGCCAGCACCCGTCATCACGGAAGGTTGCAATCCGGCATACTGCAGAATGTGGTAAATCATCGCGGTCACGGTGCTTTTACCGCTTGTACCGCTCACGGCAATCGTGCGGGCTTCCTTCGAAATCTTCGCGAGCATTTCGCTGCGGTGCATTACGGGGACGCCGAGTTCCTTCGCGCGCTTCAAATCGGGGTTCGTGTCCTCGATGGCGGTACTCACCACCACGGCGGTCAAGCCGGCAACAACGCCCGAGCCGTCCTGCGCAAAGCACTTGATTCCGCAGTCCTCGAGCTGGCCCATCACGAGCGGCTTTTCACACTTGCCCGCCAGGAATTCACCGAACTGACGGTCGGAGCCACTCACCGCGACTCCCTTGCCCGCCAAGTACTGAGCGATGGCACTCATGCCCACGCCAGCAACACCGATAAAGAAGTAGGATTCAGCCATCGTTCAAAACCTCAAAATCAAAGCAAGTCCGGGTCAATCGTGGGTTCGTAACCGGGTTCCACGAAGTCCTCGGTCGCAATTCCCTTCTTGCGCGCAGCCTTCATCTGCTTGATGAGTTTGCGTTCGGCTGCTTTCGCCTTGCGGTGTGCGGCCGTAGCCGCCTTCTCGGCATGGCGCTGGGCACGGGTCTTACGTTCCTTCAGTTCCGGGAAAACGCATTCGTCGAACTTGTCGAGCGAGCCCTCATCGATTTCCTCTTCGAAGCCTTCGTCAAAGCGGATGTCCGCATCGAAGTCGCGGAAGCCTTCCTCTTCGTCGAACACCGGCGCATCTGCCGGGCATTCCTTCTTCAGGAACTTGAGCACCTTCGCGAACGGTTCTTCCAGCGGGACCTTGAACTTCATCTTCTTGCCCGTGCGCGGGTGGATGAGTTCAATCTTTACCGCCTGCAATAACTGAGCAGGAGCCATCTCGAGAACCTTCGCTGCGATATCCTTCATCAGGGGCGGCACGCGGTTCAGGCTTTCTTCACGGCCATCGTAGAGCGGGTCGCCCACCACCGGGTGGCCCGTATAACGGCTATGCACGCGAATCTGGTGCGTACGGCCCGATTCGAGCTGGAGTTCGAGCAAAGTAGCAATCGCAAAGAACTGCTTGGCCACGAAATGCGTGCGGCTTTCCTTGCCACCCTTCACCACCGCCATCTTGAGGCGGTTCTTCGGATTGCGCCCGATAGGAGCGTCAATGCAGCCTTCCAAGTCACGCGGGCAGCCCCACACGAGCGCATTGTAGGTGCGGTGCAGCGTGCGGGTTTCGAGCTGGTGCGCCAAAAGCCTGTGGGCGGCATCGTTCTTGGCTACCACCATGAGGCCCGGCGTATCCTTGTCCAGGCGGTGCACGATACCCGGGCGAAGCGGGCCATTTACCTGCGACAGGTTGTCCTTAAAATGATGCAGAAGGCCTGCGGCAAGCGTACCCCTGCTCACGCCGTTACCCGGATGCACCACCAGGTTGCGAGGCTTGTTCAGTACGACAATGTCTTCGTCCTCGTACACGATGTCGAGCGGGATTTCTTCGGGCTCAAGCGTACTCGATTCTTTCTCGATGAGCTTTTCCACGACGACAACCATGCCTGTTTCCACGCGGAAATTCTTGGCGGCAGCAACGCCACCCACCTTCACCTCGCCTGCGGCAATCAATTTCTGCACGTCGGTGCGCGACACGTTTTCCATCACGCCGACAAGGAACTTGTCTATGCGCTCGCCGTTATGCTGTTCTTTAACAATGTAATTCATGCCTAATCCTTCGGCTCGGTTGCTTCAGACTCATTCGATTCCGGGTTCGCTTCGGTCGTCTTGGAATCGGCAAGTTTCTGCTTCTCTATTTCCTTTTCTTCCTTAATCTGCTTATGCACCTTCTTCAAGAGCACCGGGGAAAGGATAATTATCGCGACACCGACCGTTACGAACGAATCCGCAACATTGAACGTCGGGAAGCGAGTCATGATAAAGTCCGGCAAATCGCAGTCGATAAAATCCACCACCATCT encodes:
- the nadB gene encoding L-aspartate oxidase yields the protein MYDILVLGAGISGLSAAIHAAEKGLSVVILTKGAKPDGSSNYAQGGIATVTEKTDKFKFHIDDTLEAGAGLCKKEPVNILTKSGPATIKQLVKWGVQFTPSPADKTQFDLHLEGGHSHHRILHAADLTGKEIMRALLCELHKHKNIHYIENCYIKDLICKGEGKAKRCVGAKIIHQKTGIVEDLYAKASILSTGGAGRIWQYTVCPPDSCGDGMAIAARAGAALQDIEFMQFHPTSLYAPSLKKPFLISEAVRGFGGILKNYKGEEFMNQVHPLHSLAPRDIVARAIHSEMQRLGKPNMFIDLSGRTPKDIKSHFPNIYAKCLDAGIDITKEWIPVVPAAHYMCGGVLVDTWSRTEIKGLYACGEVAATGVHGANRLASNSLLESVVFAVRAVDNILESGLLKDKIAVSKSRKQEVVSFGKAAFWKKRRAMLQDMMWTHCGIVRTVAGLNQGLKIIEDLEKDIQAAIKNKETENFHFIEFQNALQVSKMILIAALHRKESRGLHYILDYPNLDPKTKHHTIYLDDKK
- a CDS encoding serine/threonine-protein kinase; its protein translation is MAEAKTSTARKPRKEALPKKIGGYTPTQMLGHGAMGNVWLCHDESLDRMVIVKQMVPKLLDQDSFILRFQQEATILAHLNHPAIVVPYALWKESDGQLSLSMEFVMGKNLREILDVNKQPPVWVVMAILHEIFLALSVVHRAGIVHRDLKPANMMVDKDGRIRLLDFGVAHVDKEYEDDPTLTMAGSQIGTAAYMSPEQTIGNEATPASDLFSMGVIASEMLLGENVFRGESLNQTLQNIRRLKIGKQAFPEGTPKALIKLIMRLLEKKPSKRPLSAADVADELSRMLRAYPRDLSPYLAEWVTATVKGSIPAIEPKTYPSWSKKMFIIGLATGIIIPSTIFTLLHIL
- a CDS encoding CvpA family protein yields the protein MNWIDIVCLVCVLVLTLIGVWRGFLKDLFRLIAWVAAIAGAYFANDLLADTISKNLDISGFTVTLVCICIGFLIPFITLFMIGHFVQKSIEKTTVGKVNRIFGGLFGAFQAWIICAIFLSILHILPVTGNLQESRNESIAYSFYKFNLEILGFSSEEPDLIGMAEKKATELSKEITDKAVEKVKETTTQAAEQAKDAAIKAATQAKDSLAKKVEVKADSAVSAVKEKVEKATK
- a CDS encoding amidohydrolase, producing the protein MKKILLKSAFLPAQDGARVADILIAGNRFARIGNVSPEESAGAEVVDCSRFAVFPAFYNGHTHAAMSLLRGYADDMPLQRWLQEYIWPFEAKLTGGDIELACRLAVLEMIKSGTVFFADMYWHRERTIKIVEEMGIRAAVGVTFAESLMTAEQIEGNFKFLAAHTGESDRISLTVAPHSVYTVGEKMLKRCADFARAENFFVHTHLSETVKELEDCEKQYGCSPVRLLERAGLLDEKLAAAHCVHFSDDDMKVFVESGATAVLNPCSNLKLASGIPPIDCLLRAGAKVALGTDGDSSNNNLDMHEEMKLAALLAKVQGGAETLPAYDALKMATVNAARAYGLMDAGEIREGYLADCLLVDLKNERMVPSHNLVSNWVYAADSSSIDSVICNGKFVMRGRHVDGEEEIVRDAEACAKRLA
- the murC gene encoding UDP-N-acetylmuramate--L-alanine ligase, with protein sequence MAESYFFIGVAGVGMSAIAQYLAGKGVAVSGSDRQFGEFLAGKCEKPLVMGQLEDCGIKCFAQDGSGVVAGLTAVVVSTAIEDTNPDLKRAKELGVPVMHRSEMLAKISKEARTIAVSGTSGKSTVTAMIYHILQYAGLQPSVMTGAGLVNLQKEGKIGNAVSGKGEWLVVEADESDGTLVRYEPEIGLILNVDKDHKEMNELQEIFLKFSHNILDNGKILIVNDAHPLAKKFSAGREFDFGFENYVGVQGTDFKTAGTHIKFRVRHKAELVNFEVPLPGKHNMENALAATAAALFAGVSLHTCADALATFPGVFRRHQILGTFNGVTLVDDFAHNPAKIAASIRSAQDFTDGRVIAWFQPHGFGPTRFLRKDLVEFIAKTLRPKDFDDDRDNDMMFFSEIYYAGGTVTRDISAGDLADDLLLKGCEAIYIENRDECAKKMVECAQPGDTILLMGARDPSLQAYAQSVQKLLENRE
- a CDS encoding RluA family pseudouridine synthase, translated to MNYIVKEQHNGERIDKFLVGVMENVSRTDVQKLIAAGEVKVGGVAAAKNFRVETGMVVVVEKLIEKESSTLEPEEIPLDIVYEDEDIVVLNKPRNLVVHPGNGVSRGTLAAGLLHHFKDNLSQVNGPLRPGIVHRLDKDTPGLMVVAKNDAAHRLLAHQLETRTLHRTYNALVWGCPRDLEGCIDAPIGRNPKNRLKMAVVKGGKESRTHFVAKQFFAIATLLELQLESGRTHQIRVHSRYTGHPVVGDPLYDGREESLNRVPPLMKDIAAKVLEMAPAQLLQAVKIELIHPRTGKKMKFKVPLEEPFAKVLKFLKKECPADAPVFDEEEGFRDFDADIRFDEGFEEEIDEGSLDKFDECVFPELKERKTRAQRHAEKAATAAHRKAKAAERKLIKQMKAARKKGIATEDFVEPGYEPTIDPDLL